In Euphorbia lathyris chromosome 2, ddEupLath1.1, whole genome shotgun sequence, the sequence tctttaCTGCTAATattaaatgtaaaattataccaatttacattttaaaaataaaattgctaCTGATGGTAAATATTAATGGAgagtttggttgctcattttcatgcttctgtttgcattttcactttaagatggagagttttaagtgtttggttactGACCTCGTgttgccttttacatctgaaaagcagcagtagatgtttggttagtggCTTGctatttgccttttacacccgaaaaacATGAAACAACAAACCATAACCGCAACTGTAAATAGCAACAACAAAtggtaggtaaaacaaacgaattttttttttttttgcacctTAGGAGAGAAGTGGAGGAGTACAATTCTACCTGTTAAATCTCAAAATTCTACTTTCGGTAACCACAGTATAAATTTTGATAtttgaaaggacaatccattgcAAATAGGAAAAAGGATTTCCACATAATGATCACGCGCGGGAAAGGAAGTGAACCCAACAATCGATAAATACTCTTTTCTTAAAAAACACAACCCAAAAAATTAACCGTCAACCTTTCAATTTCAACCAAGAAAGAGCGTGAAAAGCAAAAAGCATTTTTggtcctttttttctttttataaaaacTCCAAAATTTGTTTTCACCATGAAAATGTAAACAGCTGTATAAATAAACTTCTCCCCATATTCCTTCCTTATCATAAAGCTAAAGAAAAACACAGTAAATTTCAAGTCTAACCAGATTCTTTCAATCCCACAGATATCAATATAATTGCATTTATTGAACAAATTTCATTGTCAGACATTTTTTTGACTTCTCCTTCTTCCCCCTCTACTTTTTCTATtgtcataattaattataatagtACAATTTCAATCTTAGTACTAATATTTATCAAAAGAACACAATTAAAAATTACCTTATcgacatgatttttttttttttgacattaaTGAAAATTTTAATTACTACCGTTTTAGCTTAGCTCTTGCCACaaaattttgaaataatttgATGTTTTTGaccattttcttctctaataaaTCAGACACAGTAACAGTAGAATATATTTCATTTTCAccattctttttttctttcaaatatcaattcAAGTAGTAGTATTTGCTTGAACACTCACTAAAAAACAAATGAAGAACAGACATTGTCTTTGTTCTtgcttctttctctctctataattCACTCTCTCTACCAGCAATGATGTTCTCTTTTTTGTAACTTTCTCCATAGCTATGAACAAAGAAGAATCAcattcttattcttcttcaagGACGCACAGATTGACTGAAACggtgtgtttttgtttttgattCTGTTCTCTCTAAAAACTAGGCAGCAATGGCTTCCGGCAGCACTACtattctctttctcttcattttcttcGTTTTTACCACCGGTGCCTCTGCCGGAAACCGCCGTCATCTCCTCCACCAACCTTTTTTCCCACTGACTAATGTAATACCTCCAATACAGCCTCCTTCTATTGCTCCTCAACCTCAAGCTCAGCCTACTCAGCCTAAATACCCTTTCTCTGCTACTCCTTACACTCCACAAAAGCCTTTCTTTCCCACACTTCCTtctcctcctccgcctccttcTGTTTCCACTTTAGCCACTTTTCCGGCCAACATTTCTTCTCTCCTCCTTCCTCACCCTCCTTCCGCCGGAATTTCTCACCGCCACCTCATTATCACTATCTCCATTTCCCTGACTCTTCTCATTGCTGCCATTCTTGCTGCTGTTTCCGCCTTGATTCTTTGCTCCCGCCGCCGGCAACACCACTTTAAAACCACCGAGAAAACCTCACGATCCGACAGTCTTCGTCTTTTCCCTGCCAATTCTGTCCCTTCCGATGGGTCTCCGAAACCGCCGAAACTTCCTCATCGTCCCGGAGTACCCAGTACCAGCTCGGAATTTCTCTACTTGGGTACGCTGGTTAATTCGACAAGCGGAGTCGATCATCAACAGTGTATTGCAAATGCTAGCAATGTCGGAGTTAAGATTGGTGTATCGTCTTCGCCGTATCGGAAGTTGGGGTCACCTGAACTGAAACCGCTACCGCCGTTGCCGAAGTACAACTATACACCTACTTACAGAAGTGGCGAGGTTCTGGTTGGTTCTTACAAGGAAGATGAAGCAGAGAGTgatactgaggaagaagagtTCTTTTCTCCTAGAGGATCATCGAGTAGAAAAGGAAGTCCTGTGCGCGTTGAATCAAGTTCTAGACATGAGTTTCCAGGTATTCAAGGAGATAATTTCGGGTCTAGAAGTTTTAATTCAAGAACTGCGTCCTATCCAATATCTAATTCGTGTTCTCCTTCAAATTCCATACCTAGTAGTTCCTCTCCAGCATCAAATTTAAGTCCTAGTCCTAGAAGCACAAAATCTAAATCTCCAGAGACTATAATTAGTTTCCCTGCTCCTCCGCTTCAATCTCTGAAACGATCACCTCTGTCCATGTCTTTGTCGTCCTCCTCATCCGGGAGATATTCAGGGAATAGCCACAACTCTCCGCACCGAAATTCAGGTTTTCTGGGCTACAGTAATCAGTCTCCGGCGAGATTAGAGAGTGTTAACGGTAGCTTTGTGCCTACAAAACTACCGCCacctcctcctccgcctccaccACCACGGTTTTGGGAAATTTCAGAAGTGGGAAGAGAAGTGGATTTCGGAAGCTCAGGTCCCCCTGTTTTTGTTACACCTTCGAGGCCTATTTTGGTTCAAAGTGCAGTGCCAAATACAGTCATTGAGCAAGCACAATCCAATGCTAAGACTGAGAGGATCGAGGAGACCTTCAAACCCAAGTTGAAACCTTTACATTGGGATAAAGTTCGAGCCAGCTCTGATCGGGTCATGGTGTGGGATCAGATAAAATCCAGCTCCTTTCAGTGAGCTACTAAATCCCCATTTTAGATTTTGAATGTTGCATTCTAGTTTCTTTGACCAAAATAGGAAAGAGGGAGGAACCTCTAAGAATTCATTTGCTGCTTCGCTTGATTACTATACTGTTGTTTCCTAAGTTTACAGAATGATGGTATCATTGCAGGTTAAATGAAGAAATGATAGAGACTCTGTTTATGGTGAACAATTCAAATTCGAATGTGAAAGATAACAATGGGCGGAGGCAGACTCTTGCATTCCAGAACCAGGAGAACCGTGTGCTTGATCCAAAGAAGTCTCAGAACATTGCAATATTGTTAAGGGCGCTTAATGTGACTATTGATGAAGTCTGTGAAGCCCTTCTTGAAGGTAGTGGCTGACCTCCACTCCTGCTTTCTTTCAGTTCTATCCAATAGTGATTTTTTATTCTATAAATGCTTCTTTAATGCCTTCTGTGGTCTTTCAATGCTAACATCATCATCACTCAATGGATTTGGATTGTGAATTTATTGTATGGAAGAGCTATAGTTTTTCTTTTTGAGGAAAAGAAATATTGATTTGCTGTTGACTGTTAGAAAAGATTTGTTTATGAAAATGTATTGGCTATCCCAGGCCCAGGCCTTCCCTAAATGATCCATCTTTTCTTTTTGTCAGGCAATTTGGATGCACTAGGGACAGAGCTTCTTGAGAGTTTGTTAAAGATGGCTCCAACTAAAGAAGAAGAACGCAAGTTAAAGGATTTCAATGATGAATCTCCATTTAAGCTAGGTCCTGCTGAAAAGTTCCTCAAGGCAGTGCTTGATATTCCATTTGCATTTAAGAGGGTTGATGCAATGCTTTACATTGCTAATTTTGACTCAGAAGTTGATTACCTCAAGAGGTCTTTTGAGAATTTGGGGGTAAGTTTATGTTCTTTTAACAACTATTTGTCCCTTAATGCTTCTTGTTTGAATCTATAGTTCAGTTCTTTTTGTTTCTGTTAATTGTAACTTATTTCTTATGTATGTATGTCATTGTGTTAGATCAACTCTTTCTGTAGTACAATCGCCTCTTTCTTCCTTTACCTTTTACTACATTCGGTTTCTCCCCCCATGGACCCCGTCAATTCTTTATGGATCAAACTTTTGAGTGCTAACTTTTCAAATTTATAAATCCATGATCCTCATCTTTATGCATGTGGGTAATGCTCCTGCATATGTTCCCATGTGGTAATTGCTCCTATGTCCCCCAAGTGTACTAGTTCATGTACTGATAAAGCAACCATTTATCTTGAAAGAGGTTACTGTAAATTttcaggtttttttttttttttacagaaactATACATTTATAGTATGGCTCTACAAATATTTTACATCAGTAAGCTACTAGCTCTCTATACTGTTAAAGTCCCTGATGATGTCATACAGTTTGGCCATATTAGGGTAGCGGCTGGATGGAAGGTTAAAATGTCCAAATAGGATTAGGATGCCCATGTTCATAAGATgtcaacctttttttttttgttttatttcagATTGTTACACTGCACTACTATTTGTTGTAGTTGATACGAGTTGTAAGATGCTAGCTGCATCATCTTCTCATTCAGATGAAAATATTTCCAATGCCTAGTAATTTTCAAGCTGCTGCTCATATATTTCTTTGTACAGGCTGCTTGCCAGGAATTAAAGAACAGCAGAATGTTCTTGAAGCTTCTAGAAGCAGTGCTGAAAACTGGTAACCGCATGAATGTTGGCACCAATCGTGGCGATGCCCATGCTTTCAAGCTTGACACACTCTTAAAACTTGTTGATGTGAAGGGCACCGATGGGAAAACCACACTCTTGCATTTTGTTGTTCAGGAAATCATCAGATCTGAAGGTTCTCGACTTTCTGGAACAAATCAGAATCAAACAGCTTCCACTTTCCAGGATGATGTTGAGTTCCGAAAGCTCGGGTTGCAGGTTGTTTCAGGTTTGAGTGGAGAGCTCACCAATGTGAAAAAAGCTGCAGCAATGGATTCAGATGTACTTAGCAATGAAGTCTCAAAACTAGCGGCAGGAATTTCAAAAGTTAGGGATGTTGTGAAGTCAAATgaagaaagttcattgaaagaAAGTAGCAGAAGATTTTCAGAATCGATGAAGGGATTCTTGAAGAAAGCAGAAGAGGAAATTGTGAGGATTCAATCAGAAGAGAGACTCACCCTGGCTTTAGTGAAGGAAATAACAGGGTATTTCCATGGGAACTCTGCTAAGGAGGAAGCTCATCCGTTCCGAATCTTTCTTGTTGTACGGGATTTCCTTTCCATTCTCGATCAGGTATGTAAAGAAGTTGGAAAGATAAATGAGAGAACCATATATAGTTCAGCGCGGCCAATGCCAGTAAATTCAAACCTTCCACCAGTTTTTCCTGTGTTCAATGGAAAACAGCATTGTAGCTCGTCGTCGGATGATGAAAGTTTGCCATAGCACTGATCGCTAGTGAGATATACTAGTCAGAGAAGTAGTAGATGATCTGAATAGAACTATAAATATGGAGTCCATTGGAGTGGCCTCTTCTTTTTTGTATCTAAAACTAAAACATCAGTTACAAGATTTTGGATTTGTTTAAATTGTGTAATATACCAAGGGTATGATGTCAGGACATAATAAATTACTAAAATGCTGGAATAGTTGAATCTGTCATGTAAATCTGTTCAAGTGTCCTTGTTCATGTACATCAGTTAGAAACAGTTTCTACTCTGAAAGCTTTTAACAATTACTTTTTACCTGCTAAATTATTTTAAGGGGCTTCAAAAGTTTTGAGAAATAGCTGCCAAATTGTCTTGGAGATTAAAATGTGTTATTcttatgtttgttcaattttttagtAGAAATAAGATAATAACATTGTCCTCAATATTTATGTTGTATCTTGAATATATTACTGCTAATCATCAACATTATATAACaatgaaatgttttatttcaatatagagcTAAAACATCATTTCAATTAGGAGAGATCCACCTAAAGGTGTGAGAAATCTCGAACCGATTAATTgaataaactatatatatatgaatgaaGAGCTAAAACATTTTCATTCCAACATAAAaatgaaagaagaaagaagtgcAAGGGAGTAACTAAGAAATCTCAGCATCCATACGTTCAATCACTCGACGGGCTTCTTCTTCAGTGGCAGGAACAACATTCCGAATCCTTAAACCGTCTTTCATGGCTTCAGGGCGGACAGTGAATGTGAAATAGAAGGTATTTGATACCTGTTCAGTTCAACAATACCCAACttggaataaataataaaaagaagagTTGTCTACATAGTTTTATTTCTGAAATCTACTCTTATTAtatgaacaaataaattacaaatacACGCATTAATATAATGTGAACTAGAGTTGTTTCAGCAGTTGTATTAGTTCTGAGCCAATAGATTCATTAGCTTACCTCACTAGAACGTTGCTCGGGGCTTGTAACATGAGCTACAACTTCCACATTTATCAAGGGTCGAGCAGGGTCCTCAAGCTCTGTATACAAAACACATGACTTCAACCGAAGAAAATTTCCAACATCCACCTGCATCAGTTAACAAATGTAGCAATCCGATTAACAACCATTCGACAATCAAAACATTGGAAGAAATTAGGAATTGTTCGTGCAGATTGTCTCTGAAATAATTTAAAAGGGTTGTGAATTACAGGTCTGAAGAAATCAACATGATCAACTTCGACAAAGTATGGTTTAGCACCAGCAAATGCATAAGCAGTTGCAAAGGCCAGTTCAAACGCTTTACGCATCAAAAACCCTCCAAAGATGCGACCATGTATATTCCTTTGCTGTGGTTGACACATCAAAGAGTTCTGAAGGCTAGTATCCTTTATAAGAATGCTATCTCTGTCTGCCAATGCCGGCATGTCACAAAACACTCGCCCTTCAGCTAGCAAAGCATTAACTCTTTCTATGTCTCTATCAGTGGCATCTCCTTTATTTTCTACCCTCTGCTTTTTCCTCattttgtttctttcttctgcttcttcccAAAGCAACTTTTCTTGTTCAGTTTCAGGTGAGAGACGGTTAACAGGAGCTGATTTCCCTGTCCTTGAGTCACGAGCCACAAATGTGAAGTTTGCTACAAGAGCAAGTGTATCTGATGGACTGGAAGTCCCTGCAAAACAAATATCCAGGGTCCAGACTAATATTGGAGAGAAAACAGAACAAATGCTTGAAAGTTTTAGGGCAACCAAGTTGATTAAGGATCTCTTGCTGGGGCATATATAAATGTATAGAAACGGCAAGGTATCACACAAAATCAACTTGTTTAACTTCCTGTTATAGTGGAACCCATAATCATTGAAAACCAGTCTATAATAGAATGAAATCCCCCGTGTAAAACTATTCCATTATATTACATTATGCCTTAATAAACATACATAGCATAAAAGCATGGAACATAACTTTTGACATAAGCTGCAATATATATAGCCTTAACAAACATACATAGCAAGACATGCATATGATTCCAGTTCTAGTTGGACTATAACTAGGTATCAGCTAAATGGACACTTTGAGTTTCATATGCAGCTTTCTCCAACACCTCAATAATATGTACCACAATCTAAAACCGTCAAGTGATTCATGCCCACGACTTCTTTGATGGAACCAACCCTTAATTAAAGTTGGGGAACACAGACATTTTATATTACCAATCAATGTTTATCACCAACAATGAACTCCCTAATTCGATCATATTGTAGATTGCATTGAACAACTATCAGAGTACCTTTCGTTGATTGAGTCACTTCCAATTGAATTTCCATGGATGACCGACCAACCCATGTAACTGCACCAACTATTTTCAGATCAGCATCGACCTTTATTGGTTTTTTCAGTACTATTCTGTCAACAGAAGCAGTCACCAATAAAAGAGGCCTTGTCATGCCATCCTCATTGCAGCAATGCTGGCCAACAAGtgatataatgataaaaaaaagacaTTGAGCATATAAATAGCCAGTAGACTTGAAGAAACAAAATTTTAGACTATGTAGCATGCATTTCTAAttctatatatgtatattttatcATATTAATTGTTGCATAGGAAAATTTCATAGGAAGACAAACAATAAGCATTGAATCAGATATTATATTGCTCTAATAGCCTGGAAGACATTAACAAAATTTCAATCACAAAAGCTTTAGATTGCTCAAGTTTTGAAGACAATGAATTATGAAACCTAGGGAAAAATTCACCATCAATTCAATCAAATAAGACATTAATTAAGTAAGAATTCAATTCAAATGGATATCATGGCAATGACACCTATAAATACACATTATCAGAGCCCTTGTACCTTGTAGGAAATGGTTCCAGCAAGTGCATCAAGATCTTCAACCAGCTTTCCCATCCTAATCTCATTCCAAGGGTTCCTATACTGCTCTCTGAGTACATAATCAGAAGAGAAGCTATAAAGAATACTAGTCCTACTCTTTGATGGAGTTTTTGTTTCCAATTCACCAGAAGAACTGCCATCAAGTGGTGAATCAGCAGGACTCTCAAATATGCTTGATCTTGCTTCCCATAGAGCATTTGTTACTGGGGAATGGTACATTCCAGGCCACAAACTGATAGGCTTTCGAATCGAAGAGCCTGCATCAATTGGTGCGGAGCTCTCAAGAGGCGTAGTAGCGGTGGAAACAATATGCGGGTTTTTTATTTCGCTAGAAAAACATCTTCTTGGAATACAGTGAAAGTGGATGGGAGCATAGAATGCGGGTTTTGATTGTTTTAATAACTTGGAAATATGAATTCTATTAATGGGTAGATCAACAGAGTGAGACTTTGACGTCGAAACAGCACCGGAAGCTAAGCACGACCTTGTTTGACGATTAGAAAATGAAGCAATTAAATTGGGTTCGAATTCATTGGATGAATTAGCATGATTCGAATGAAGCTGAGACGGTAATTTCGAACTTGCAGCAGAATTGGAAGTGGAACTTTGAGGTATGGATGAATCCAAAACGAAGGCATTGCAACTGGCAATTTCATTGAAGCGGGAATGAGATGCACGAGGAGTGAGAGTAAAGAAAGGACTAAAGATTGGATTTTGAAAGAATTTGCGGTTGCAATTAAGGAGATGATGATGGTTAAATGATTTGCTGAGTGGTTTCATGATTCAGGGACGGGACAGGGAGGAAAGAAAACgatcaaaagaagaagaagaagaagaagtagtagtagtagtagttTGAGGACTCCCTGATTGAGCGCGCCCTTTCACGGAACGATCTGCTCATCTGGTGATTGCTTTGCTTTCTTCCTTTGACTGTTAGAAGTTGGGCTTTTCTAGTTTTGGCCCAACCATCATTACAGTACTTACAATTTGAACCGAACACCCAACTCCAAACCCTACAATGCTTCCAATTAGTTTATCTACAGCATCATATCAAATTTTACCCGCCAttccatccccatcccaaatttgAAGTTTCCACTCTTGCTAAACTGAGATTTCCCTTCCCTTCCCTTCCCTTCCCTTCTATCATCTAATTCTTTCTCTGTGGTAAAGAAAAAAGGTAGCCTCATTTTATCATGCAAGTTTTTTCTAGTGTTTCTTgtaattgaattgaattttgTTTTAAGTGAACTTCATTTGCGGGTTTGGCATTCTAATTTAATCAAGAGTTTTAGGGGAAACAGTGTCTTTCCATTCAATCTTTTCTATCTGCGTAGAACCTTTTCCGTTTTATTAAGGTTTATGTTCTGATGAAATACTTATTTTTCTTTGAGATATTCCCAGTATTCAAActttgtaaattttttattttgtaaatgatTTTTATGGTTTGATTTTCGGTTCTTGATATATACTTTTCTGTTCTTTTGTCCATGTTGATGTTTGAAATGAAGATGAATGGGTAGCCGTGATCCTGATACATCAAGTTATGTACAGAAAGTGGAAACAACTGCAGAGCAGGATCACGAAAGCTTCTTATATCGAAAAGAATCTACTGCTTGCTGAGAGTGAGCATGTCTTTCAGGAGCCATTCTAGTGACTCAAGAAACGATGCTAAGGACTCTGACAGTCTAAAATCAACCTCTGTTGACAGGTTTGAGACACACATAAAAGATGAACAGGAATCTCAGAGGGCAGATATTCCTTCAATTGAGGTATCACATGATGGTTCTGTGCTAAAAGACGAGGAAGGGCCATATGTGGTGCCCAAAGTTGGTATGGAGTTTGAAACAGAAGATCATGCGTATAAGTGTTACAGTGGATATGCTGTTCTTGAAGGTTTCAGTATTAGGaaagattttgtaaataaaagtaGGGTATATGGTGGTGTAGTTTCCAGGAGATATACTTGTTATAGGCAAGGTTATCGGCCCACCAAGCACATAGCAGATCTGAGGAAATCCAGGCATGAAACGAGAACTGGTTGCTTGGCACAGATGACCATTGCACGCCAACCTAATGGAAAGTTCCGTGTCACCCGTTTTGAAACAGAACACAATCATGAGTTTGTAACCCCATCTACAGGTCACATGTTACCATCACAAAGGAGGTTGACTTTTGCCCAAGCAGTTGAAGTTGACTTGTCTAAAGGTCCTGGAATGGATGGGGTACCAAAACTAGGAATGGGTTTTGACTCAGAAGATCATGCATATGAATTTTACAATACCTATGCTGCGCAAGTAGGTTTTAGTGTTCGAAAAGACTATGTAAATAGAAGTAAGATTGATGGTGCTGTGGCATCTAGGAGGTTTACTTGTTTTAGAGAAGGTTTTCGGCAGAAAGATAAGCGAGATTTGAATGTGAAGAGGCCTCGTAAGGAAACAAGGATTGGATGTATGGCTCAACTAGTCATTTCTCGTCAATCAGACGGTAAGTATCGTGTCACACATTTTGAAGAAAGGCACAATCATGAGCTTGTTGCTCCATACAGGGTTCACATGTTACGTTCACAAAAGAGATTAACTGCAGTTCAAGTTGAAAGCAGTGAGGTAGATGGTTCTACAACGCAGCCCAAATTAGTCTCTGGTACACCATGCAACAAAGCAGGAGATGAGGACATTCATGGATATCAACTCATTGATTACAATAACAAACTCTCTTTCAAACGGATGAGGGATATGAGAGAGGGAGAATTAGAAAGATTGCAGCAGTATTTCCATAGCAAGCAACTCAAAAACCCTTCTTTCTATTGTTCTATGCAACTTGATGCAGAAGATCAGATAACTAACATATTCTGGACTGATGTCAAAATGTTGGTGGACTATGGTGACTTTGGAGATGTGGTTTGCTTCGATACAACCTGCAGACTGTACAAAGATTGCAGACCATTTGTGGCATTCACTGGTGTGAATCATCACAAGCAAATGGTGGTCTTCAGTGCTTCCTTTTTATATGATGAAACCATTGAATCTTACAAGTGGCTCTTTCAAACTTTTCTGAAGGCAATGTCTGGGAAGAAGCCCAAGACAATCCTCACAGATCAAGATGCTGTAATTGCTGAAGCAATTAAGTCAGTGTTACCTGAGACACGCCACCGTGTATGTGCATGGCATGTGTACCAACGTGCACTTAAACAGCTGAACCACATGTTTGTGGGCTCAGACTCATTTATTAATGATTTAACCAGTTGCTTTCTTGAGCATGAGGAGAATGAAGCTTTTGTTGCTGCATGGAATTTTATGTTGGATGCATATGGTTTGTGGGAAAATGAATGGTTGCATGAGATTTTTAAGGAAAGAGAGACATGGGCCACAGCATATGGAAGGCACATTTTTCATGCAGATACCAAAAGTGTACAACTTTGTGCAGGTTTCACTTCTAGCTTGAGGAAATACTTAAAGTTTGATGTGGATGTCCTTCCATTTTTTAAGCATCTAGGGAAGATGCTGACAGATTGGCACTACAAAGAGTTAGAAGCTAATTATGATATGAGTCAGCGATCGCCAAGGCTGATGGGGGATGTGATTCTCTTGAAGCAAGTTAGAGATATATACACTCCAGTGATATTTGAATTGTTTCAGCTGGAATATGAAGCCTCTTTGAATATTCTTATTAACCAGTGTG encodes:
- the LOC136218015 gene encoding protein FAR1-RELATED SEQUENCE 5-like — protein: MSFRSHSSDSRNDAKDSDSLKSTSVDRFETHIKDEQESQRADIPSIEVSHDGSVLKDEEGPYVVPKVGMEFETEDHAYKCYSGYAVLEGFSIRKDFVNKSRVYGGVVSRRYTCYRQGYRPTKHIADLRKSRHETRTGCLAQMTIARQPNGKFRVTRFETEHNHEFVTPSTGHMLPSQRRLTFAQAVEVDLSKGPGMDGVPKLGMGFDSEDHAYEFYNTYAAQVGFSVRKDYVNRSKIDGAVASRRFTCFREGFRQKDKRDLNVKRPRKETRIGCMAQLVISRQSDGKYRVTHFEERHNHELVAPYRVHMLRSQKRLTAVQVESSEVDGSTTQPKLVSGTPCNKAGDEDIHGYQLIDYNNKLSFKRMRDMREGELERLQQYFHSKQLKNPSFYCSMQLDAEDQITNIFWTDVKMLVDYGDFGDVVCFDTTCRLYKDCRPFVAFTGVNHHKQMVVFSASFLYDETIESYKWLFQTFLKAMSGKKPKTILTDQDAVIAEAIKSVLPETRHRVCAWHVYQRALKQLNHMFVGSDSFINDLTSCFLEHEENEAFVAAWNFMLDAYGLWENEWLHEIFKERETWATAYGRHIFHADTKSVQLCAGFTSSLRKYLKFDVDVLPFFKHLGKMLTDWHYKELEANYDMSQRSPRLMGDVILLKQVRDIYTPVIFELFQLEYEASLNILINQCAQNGSLFEYKVNIYGKQQEYHLSFNSTEERVTCSCMKFEYMGILCSHALKVLDYRNIKMLPIQYIIKRWTRDARV
- the LOC136218012 gene encoding acyl-coenzyme A thioesterase 2, chloroplastic-like, with product MKPLSKSFNHHHLLNCNRKFFQNPIFSPFFTLTPRASHSRFNEIASCNAFVLDSSIPQSSTSNSAASSKLPSQLHSNHANSSNEFEPNLIASFSNRQTRSCLASGAVSTSKSHSVDLPINRIHISKLLKQSKPAFYAPIHFHCIPRRCFSSEIKNPHIVSTATTPLESSAPIDAGSSIRKPISLWPGMYHSPVTNALWEARSSIFESPADSPLDGSSSGELETKTPSKSRTSILYSFSSDYVLREQYRNPWNEIRMGKLVEDLDALAGTISYKHCCNEDGMTRPLLLVTASVDRIVLKKPIKVDADLKIVGAVTWVGRSSMEIQLEVTQSTKGTSSPSDTLALVANFTFVARDSRTGKSAPVNRLSPETEQEKLLWEEAEERNKMRKKQRVENKGDATDRDIERVNALLAEGRVFCDMPALADRDSILIKDTSLQNSLMCQPQQRNIHGRIFGGFLMRKAFELAFATAYAFAGAKPYFVEVDHVDFFRPVDVGNFLRLKSCVLYTELEDPARPLINVEVVAHVTSPEQRSSEVSNTFYFTFTVRPEAMKDGLRIRNVVPATEEEARRVIERMDAEIS
- the LOC136218013 gene encoding formin-like protein 2 produces the protein MASGSTTILFLFIFFVFTTGASAGNRRHLLHQPFFPLTNVIPPIQPPSIAPQPQAQPTQPKYPFSATPYTPQKPFFPTLPSPPPPPSVSTLATFPANISSLLLPHPPSAGISHRHLIITISISLTLLIAAILAAVSALILCSRRRQHHFKTTEKTSRSDSLRLFPANSVPSDGSPKPPKLPHRPGVPSTSSEFLYLGTLVNSTSGVDHQQCIANASNVGVKIGVSSSPYRKLGSPELKPLPPLPKYNYTPTYRSGEVLVGSYKEDEAESDTEEEEFFSPRGSSSRKGSPVRVESSSRHEFPGIQGDNFGSRSFNSRTASYPISNSCSPSNSIPSSSSPASNLSPSPRSTKSKSPETIISFPAPPLQSLKRSPLSMSLSSSSSGRYSGNSHNSPHRNSGFLGYSNQSPARLESVNGSFVPTKLPPPPPPPPPPRFWEISEVGREVDFGSSGPPVFVTPSRPILVQSAVPNTVIEQAQSNAKTERIEETFKPKLKPLHWDKVRASSDRVMVWDQIKSSSFQLNEEMIETLFMVNNSNSNVKDNNGRRQTLAFQNQENRVLDPKKSQNIAILLRALNVTIDEVCEALLEGNLDALGTELLESLLKMAPTKEEERKLKDFNDESPFKLGPAEKFLKAVLDIPFAFKRVDAMLYIANFDSEVDYLKRSFENLGAACQELKNSRMFLKLLEAVLKTGNRMNVGTNRGDAHAFKLDTLLKLVDVKGTDGKTTLLHFVVQEIIRSEGSRLSGTNQNQTASTFQDDVEFRKLGLQVVSGLSGELTNVKKAAAMDSDVLSNEVSKLAAGISKVRDVVKSNEESSLKESSRRFSESMKGFLKKAEEEIVRIQSEERLTLALVKEITGYFHGNSAKEEAHPFRIFLVVRDFLSILDQVCKEVGKINERTIYSSARPMPVNSNLPPVFPVFNGKQHCSSSSDDESLP